The following proteins come from a genomic window of Flavobacterium crocinum:
- a CDS encoding BatD family protein, whose translation MKRYLILFLLTFQGLMAQVQFEAKVSKNTLGLNERLRIDFIMNVDGDNFEQPAFEGFRLVAGPSQQISQSWINGRSSFQKIYSYIIQPERKGALLIKPAAIEYNGQVYKTSPIKVTVTNAVAQERDPSDRPPGSPNELLTLVAEISKTNPYLNEPITAVYKLYFNNIGVTGFKELAKPKYNDFWNQNIDIKQLAIEEGSFQGQRCYYVILKKTILYPQKSGKLTIEPLSLDIGIQVASGKINMFGQVIPIDDNRVVSAGAKTINVKPLPEAGKPESFTGAVGKLNFTVTPSKTTLKNGEGLDLIVSAQGTGNMKLFTLPKPVVPNALEMYDPVHDESVTTSLAGMSGRISDKYTIVPQYRGKYAIKPMQFSYFDLSSGTYKTITSKEIMIDVLDGPTPAEANTGAPSKNATAQTDHFVNIKSKTVLASIAKKEFYGSDLYLGLLFAPFIIIPLIILAKKKKEAMDSDVTGNRIRMNNKLAKKYLSQAKKHLNNKEPFYIALEKAMHNFLKAKLHIETSEMSKDNIRELLLSRNANAETVQNFIDLTENCEFARYAPASSASIQQDYNKAVLIISELEKQIV comes from the coding sequence ATGAAAAGATATTTAATTCTATTTCTACTCACTTTTCAAGGACTTATGGCTCAGGTGCAATTTGAAGCCAAAGTCAGCAAAAATACACTTGGACTGAACGAAAGACTCCGTATAGACTTCATCATGAATGTTGACGGAGATAACTTCGAGCAACCTGCTTTTGAAGGATTCAGACTTGTTGCAGGACCAAGTCAGCAAATCAGCCAGTCGTGGATAAACGGAAGAAGTTCTTTTCAAAAAATTTATTCTTATATCATACAACCTGAAAGAAAAGGAGCGCTTCTTATCAAACCGGCTGCAATAGAATACAACGGACAAGTTTATAAAACTTCTCCAATAAAAGTTACTGTTACAAATGCTGTAGCGCAAGAGAGAGATCCATCTGACAGACCTCCGGGATCACCAAATGAACTATTGACTTTGGTTGCAGAAATTTCAAAAACAAACCCGTATTTAAATGAACCGATTACGGCAGTTTACAAATTGTATTTCAACAACATTGGCGTTACCGGTTTTAAAGAATTGGCTAAACCAAAATACAATGATTTCTGGAATCAAAATATTGATATTAAGCAACTGGCAATTGAAGAGGGTTCTTTTCAGGGACAAAGATGTTATTATGTTATTTTAAAGAAAACTATTTTATATCCTCAAAAATCAGGAAAACTAACTATAGAGCCCCTTTCGTTAGACATTGGGATACAAGTAGCTTCTGGTAAAATAAATATGTTTGGCCAGGTAATTCCAATAGATGACAACAGAGTAGTTTCTGCCGGAGCCAAAACAATCAATGTAAAGCCATTACCTGAGGCAGGTAAACCAGAAAGTTTTACAGGTGCTGTTGGTAAGCTGAACTTTACGGTTACTCCTTCAAAAACAACACTTAAAAATGGTGAAGGGCTTGACTTAATTGTAAGCGCACAGGGAACTGGAAATATGAAGTTATTTACGCTTCCAAAACCTGTTGTACCGAATGCATTGGAAATGTACGATCCTGTTCATGACGAAAGTGTAACCACTTCGTTGGCCGGAATGTCTGGGAGAATTTCAGACAAATATACTATTGTTCCTCAATACAGAGGAAAATATGCCATTAAACCAATGCAGTTCTCGTATTTTGATTTGAGTTCCGGTACTTATAAAACCATCACTTCAAAAGAAATTATGATTGATGTTCTGGACGGACCAACACCTGCTGAAGCGAATACAGGAGCGCCTTCTAAAAATGCTACTGCTCAAACGGATCATTTTGTAAACATCAAATCTAAGACAGTTTTAGCGTCTATTGCTAAAAAAGAGTTTTACGGCTCAGATTTATATTTAGGTTTATTATTTGCTCCTTTCATCATTATTCCGCTGATTATTTTAGCTAAGAAGAAAAAAGAGGCTATGGACAGTGATGTTACCGGAAACAGAATTAGAATGAACAATAAACTGGCTAAAAAATATCTGTCACAGGCGAAAAAACATCTTAATAATAAAGAACCTTTCTATATCGCACTAGAAAAAGCAATGCATAATTTCTTAAAAGCGAAATTGCATATAGAAACTTCTGAAATGAGTAAAGATAATATCAGAGAATTGTTATTGTCCAGAAACGCCAATGCAGAAACAGTTCAGAATTTTATTGACTTAACTGAAAACTGTGAATTTGCACGTTA
- a CDS encoding tetratricopeptide repeat protein has translation MKNLLLYILLTVSFAVSAQEKDKSLPVGNEEYKQNKFVDAEANYRISESKFPKKSTAPYNLGNTIYRQNQISEAKYAYAKAIKNAKTRPEKHKAFHNLGNTFMKEKDYTQAVEAYKQALRNDPTDDETRYNYAYAKQKLKENPPKNDQNKDKNKDKDKNKDKNKDKDKDKNKDQNKDKDKKDDKGDQDKDKKDGKNDPKKDDKSDNQGQPKPQPGGISKERVQNLLDAVNNEEKKIQDKVNAQKVKGNPKKTEKDW, from the coding sequence ATGAAAAATTTACTTCTTTATATTTTACTAACCGTTTCTTTTGCAGTTTCTGCACAAGAAAAAGACAAATCATTGCCTGTTGGGAATGAAGAATATAAACAGAATAAATTTGTTGATGCTGAGGCAAATTATAGAATTTCGGAATCAAAATTTCCTAAAAAATCAACAGCACCATATAATTTAGGAAACACTATTTATAGACAAAATCAGATTTCTGAGGCTAAATACGCTTACGCGAAAGCCATAAAAAATGCCAAAACGCGACCTGAAAAACATAAAGCTTTTCACAACCTTGGAAATACTTTCATGAAAGAGAAAGATTACACACAGGCAGTAGAAGCTTACAAACAAGCCTTACGTAATGATCCAACTGATGATGAAACGCGCTATAATTATGCTTACGCAAAACAGAAACTAAAAGAGAATCCGCCGAAAAACGATCAGAACAAAGACAAGAATAAGGATAAGGACAAAAACAAGGATAAAAATAAAGATAAAGACAAGGACAAAAATAAAGATCAGAACAAAGACAAGGATAAAAAAGACGACAAAGGCGATCAGGATAAAGACAAAAAAGATGGCAAAAATGACCCTAAGAAAGACGACAAGTCAGACAATCAGGGACAGCCAAAACCACAGCCAGGCGGAATATCTAAAGAGCGAGTTCAGAATTTGTTAGATGCGGTAAACAACGAAGAAAAGAAAATTCAGGATAAAGTTAACGCTCAAAAAGTAAAAGGTAACCCAAAGAAAACAGAAAAAGACTGGTAA